The Candidatus Neomarinimicrobiota bacterium genome window below encodes:
- a CDS encoding MmgE/PrpD family protein: MAEETQKEIMTPRGRVVCTETGCYWVAEEEAAALPEAPQKQEGQEDASVAYSRMAVNLRYEDVPQEAVGATKKDILDTLSTTLAGSSAEGTQALIDQVRYWGGREESSILIHGGKVPSPEAALVNGQMAHARDYDDVYHLARIHVGAVNVPTGFGVAEKLGGVSGSELITAILIGIDIELRLAQAAQLWTQFHPTATYGYFGSCATAGRLLGLNQEQMLNAFGIAYSQAAGNKQCMHDGSLTKRLQPGLAARGGILAAHLAQRGYTGTTNNIEGEAGLFALYHGGRYDPEPLTKDLGEYFDVVRLGYKPYPCAV, from the coding sequence ATGGCAGAAGAGACGCAGAAGGAGATTATGACACCCAGAGGTAGAGTGGTGTGTACGGAGACTGGGTGCTACTGGGTTGCTGAGGAGGAGGCGGCCGCCTTACCCGAGGCACCGCAGAAACAGGAGGGCCAGGAGGATGCCTCCGTGGCGTACAGTAGGATGGCGGTAAACCTGCGGTATGAAGACGTTCCACAGGAGGCGGTAGGGGCCACCAAGAAGGATATCCTCGACACCCTCAGCACCACCCTGGCAGGTTCATCGGCCGAGGGAACTCAAGCGCTGATCGATCAGGTCAGGTACTGGGGAGGTAGAGAGGAGAGTAGCATTCTGATCCACGGCGGCAAAGTGCCGTCACCGGAAGCTGCCCTGGTCAACGGTCAGATGGCTCACGCGAGAGATTATGACGATGTGTATCATCTGGCCCGGATTCACGTAGGCGCGGTCAATGTCCCCACGGGGTTTGGAGTCGCCGAGAAATTGGGGGGAGTGAGCGGTAGCGAGTTGATCACCGCAATTTTGATCGGTATCGACATAGAGCTGAGGCTGGCTCAAGCGGCCCAGTTATGGACCCAGTTCCACCCGACCGCCACGTACGGGTACTTCGGTTCCTGCGCAACGGCGGGCAGGCTATTGGGCCTGAATCAGGAGCAGATGCTCAATGCGTTTGGTATTGCGTACAGCCAGGCAGCAGGCAATAAGCAATGCATGCACGATGGTAGTCTGACCAAGCGCCTTCAGCCAGGGCTAGCAGCGCGCGGGGGCATTCTGGCAGCGCACCTTGCGCAGCGAGGGTACACTGGTACAACGAACAACATCGAGGGCGAAGCCGGACTCTTTGCTCTGTATCATGGGGGTCGTTATGACCCTGAGCCCCTGACAAAAGACTTGGGTGAATACTTCGACGTGGTTAGACTCGGATACAAGCCATACCCATGTGCTGTCTGA